The DNA segment TCTGGCGACCGCCGCCAGAGGTAGGCCCCAGCCAATGTTTGAAGATGTCCTCCTCGGAACAGGGGATGCGGCACAAAGGCAGGAACGGCGGCAGGAACGGCGGCAGGAACGGCGACTTTTGGCATGATTTAGTAACACCTGGAAAACAGCCGCTATTTCAGAAGCAGCACCAACAGTAAGATAGGATCTTTACGACCATCGACCAATCCGTAAACTGGGACAGATCCGAAACGACCTGCGCGAGTTTCAGCCAACAAGTCCCTCTTTTCTCCCTTCGATTCGCTGAACGGAAGCAGTAGTTAAACCAGGATTGCCCTAACTGAAAGTAGGGAAACAAGGGTAATTCCCCCTTCCAGGCCTGCCTTCGCAGACCTTAATTTACCAGAGACATTCGCAACACTGCTGGAGACGGATTGATGCACAGAAATGCTGAGGAGCTTGCGGAAATCGAACGACACAAGTATTTCCTGAGTGAAAAAGAAGGACGCGATGTGGGCTGGGAGTTCGCCGAACAAGATTGGGAGGCCAACTTTGCCACCCAGTGGCGAGAAGATCAAGACTCCCGCGACTCCATGGGCCTTGAATCGGCGGTGGAGGTAGCCCAGGCCGTCGAGATCTCGGTTGACGATGCGCCGGCCGATTCCAACCTCCGGCTGGACCCGTCCGTTCCTGGGGCTTCCGGTCAATCAGGAGCTCTCAAGCGACTGTTTTCCAGATTGTTCGCCAAAAATAGTTGAAGCTTAACCACAACCTTTCTGCGGCGGGCTTGATCGAAGTGGCACGAACGGCGACTTCATCGCAATGGGGACGCTCTCCGCTCTCAAGACCAACCCGTCAGACCGCGCAATGCCTCCTCAGCCAATCGCTGAGGAGGCAAGCGGCGGCAGCGAACTAGACGCTCACCCAAGGATCCACTTCCTTGGCCAAACGTTTTCGTGCAACATGCAAACGGCGTTTGATCGTTCCGACAGGCGCGTCAAAGTGATCACTCATCTCGATCAGTGACTTGCCTCGCATGTAGAAGGCCTCAAGCGTATCACGATCCATCTCTCTGAGTCGCCGCAAACCACGGTGGACATGTGACGCTCGCTCACCCTCGACGAGTGTCGCATAGGGCGTTTGTGCTTCGACACAAGTTGCCTCAAGCGTTTGAGGCTCAGTCGGGATCACCGGAGGTCGACGGACCGCCCTATTGATGGCCATACGTTGGGCAATACTTCGCAGCCAGCCGCCAAAACACTCCGGTTGCCGCAGCTGGGC comes from the Pirellulaceae bacterium genome and includes:
- a CDS encoding sigma-70 family RNA polymerase sigma factor — encoded protein: MSDSSDEPIQNLTVSALVISAQRGDRGAMGELFIRYRRHVLAIAQRRLGDENEAQELCQEVFLQAIQKLAQLRQPECFGGWLRSIAQRMAINRAVRRPPVIPTEPQTLEATCVEAQTPYATLVEGERASHVHRGLRRLREMDRDTLEAFYMRGKSLIEMSDHFDAPVGTIKRRLHVARKRLAKEVDPWVSV